Proteins encoded together in one Nitrospira sp. window:
- a CDS encoding zinc-dependent metalloprotease, protein MGWILTVQQPSSRDLRPFRRLSWAPRTMVLGLFAATLSIPTAGLCATPASPVPLFLETPSDIPAAIDQAFPSPQLSKRWVRRHRTMGLNPVALEAMKLARKESKQDVSLDLFDTGTRTLELDEPEVHGNKARVWRGRVRGDQDSDVTLAVRGKKMAGTIVSGQRLYKIEPTEDNRHRLVEVDEDSMPPDHHPLVVPDDGTPADPPAPEPELQQPGTAAATGSVTTAAATTNTIVDLLVVYTSTARAKQGGQAAMNALIAMGVDLANQAYANSKIAMRLRLVRAAEIAYTETGNIGTDLSRLQRTNDGFMDQAHTLRNQYKADLVALIVDNGGSYCGIAYVMANGPRASFAPYAFSVTDRDCVSNSTLTHEMGHNMGDAHDRASGGTGVFPYSYGYRDPIGKFRTIMAYPCPTVSCPRVKYFSNPKISINGRPAGIDYAVNPTNSADNARSMNEVRNVVAAWRTGTTTSSATLPSGSGDARPDFQDDLDDDADADSDEDDDSRDKPKKDSQGKSRGKLRVPTP, encoded by the coding sequence ATGGGGTGGATTCTGACAGTGCAACAACCATCATCGAGAGACCTTCGACCGTTTCGCCGATTGTCTTGGGCTCCACGTACGATGGTCCTCGGTCTCTTTGCCGCAACCCTCAGCATCCCCACCGCTGGACTCTGCGCAACACCAGCCTCGCCGGTCCCACTCTTTCTTGAAACTCCGAGCGATATCCCTGCGGCGATCGATCAGGCATTCCCGTCACCTCAGCTCTCGAAGCGATGGGTGCGCCGGCACCGGACGATGGGGCTCAATCCTGTTGCGTTGGAAGCCATGAAGCTCGCCCGCAAAGAATCGAAACAAGATGTCTCACTCGACCTGTTCGATACCGGCACACGAACGTTGGAGCTCGACGAGCCGGAAGTCCACGGCAACAAGGCGAGGGTCTGGCGTGGACGGGTGCGAGGTGACCAGGACAGTGATGTCACCTTGGCCGTACGCGGAAAAAAAATGGCTGGGACGATTGTCTCTGGGCAACGGCTCTACAAAATTGAGCCGACCGAGGACAACCGTCATCGCCTCGTTGAAGTCGATGAGGACAGCATGCCACCAGACCATCATCCGCTTGTGGTCCCCGATGATGGAACCCCTGCAGATCCTCCTGCTCCCGAGCCTGAACTCCAGCAGCCCGGTACGGCAGCGGCAACAGGCAGTGTGACTACGGCAGCTGCAACCACGAACACGATCGTCGACTTATTAGTGGTATATACCTCAACGGCACGAGCCAAGCAGGGTGGGCAAGCTGCCATGAATGCGCTGATTGCGATGGGCGTCGATTTGGCCAATCAGGCCTATGCGAACAGCAAAATTGCCATGCGACTCCGGCTGGTCCGCGCTGCCGAGATCGCCTATACGGAAACGGGCAACATCGGCACCGACCTCTCGCGTTTACAGAGGACAAATGATGGATTCATGGATCAGGCCCACACATTGCGGAACCAATATAAAGCCGATCTCGTCGCACTGATCGTGGACAACGGAGGCAGTTACTGCGGAATCGCCTATGTCATGGCCAACGGCCCACGGGCGAGTTTTGCCCCGTATGCATTCAGCGTGACCGATCGCGATTGCGTATCGAATAGTACCCTGACCCACGAAATGGGACATAACATGGGCGACGCACATGATCGTGCGAGCGGCGGCACCGGTGTTTTTCCCTATTCATATGGCTATCGAGACCCAATTGGAAAATTCCGGACCATCATGGCCTATCCTTGTCCGACGGTATCGTGCCCTCGCGTGAAGTATTTTTCAAACCCAAAAATCTCGATCAACGGCCGGCCAGCTGGAATTGATTATGCAGTCAACCCAACAAATTCCGCGGACAATGCTCGCTCCATGAACGAGGTCCGTAACGTCGTTGCAGCATGGCGCACAGGCACCACAACCTCCTCCGCCACACTACCGAGTGGATCGGGAGATGCTCGCCCTGATTTTCAAGATGACCTCGATGACGATGCAGACGCTGACTCGGATGAGGATGACGATTCGCGAGACAAACCCAAAAAAGACTCTCAGGGAAAATCTCGTGGAAAACTTCGTGTACCGACTCCATAA
- a CDS encoding phage holin family protein yields MPTIRFARAVHESPFHGGLRQAFMRVFITGIAVFLAIAIVPGLETSSFGAGLAAVLVLTFLNLILRPILFLLTLPLIVFTLGLFLVVLNALLLDLTAYLVKGFTVSGFWPSVGGALVISLVTTVLNSWTVDRRLPADPYEEPRRPPKIINPD; encoded by the coding sequence ATGCCGACCATTCGTTTTGCAAGAGCGGTCCATGAATCACCCTTCCATGGAGGCCTACGCCAGGCCTTTATGCGGGTATTCATCACCGGCATCGCCGTATTTCTGGCTATTGCCATTGTTCCGGGGTTGGAAACCAGCAGTTTCGGTGCCGGTCTGGCAGCCGTGCTGGTCTTGACCTTCTTGAACCTCATCCTTCGCCCCATCCTGTTTCTCCTCACATTGCCGCTGATCGTTTTTACGCTCGGACTCTTTCTGGTGGTGTTAAACGCGCTGTTGCTCGACCTGACGGCATATCTCGTAAAGGGGTTTACGGTTTCTGGGTTTTGGCCGTCAGTCGGCGGCGCGCTGGTGATCAGCCTCGTGACGACCGTACTCAATAGCTGGACCGTCGATCGCCGACTCCCTGCTGATCCGTACGAAGAACCACGTCGACCACCCAAGATCATCAATCCAGATTGA
- a CDS encoding carotenoid biosynthesis protein, with translation MEPAVLLFKTIVLRPYVFLFLAAFLVSAIKLIGWSRTWRFWLISWATAFVCEFSSTRTGIPFGWYFYNGSTVGQELYFFDVPFMDSLSFSFLLFAAYGVALGLLLPVDPSPILTHSPLQPLRFDVKSRTSWAVCGLTAFLFAFIDMVIDPVALRGDRWFLGKIYYYPDPGWHFGVPFANYVGWAVVGLISLAMYFPLDRRLPSLVALPSITQRLLLGIGLYYGVLAFNLGMTFWIGETFMGMSGLLMHLPVLAILVTRLFARRQVHHIQE, from the coding sequence ATGGAACCCGCCGTCCTCCTTTTCAAGACGATCGTCCTCCGGCCTTATGTCTTTCTTTTTCTTGCCGCCTTTCTCGTTTCCGCCATCAAGCTGATCGGCTGGTCACGAACCTGGCGGTTTTGGCTGATTAGCTGGGCCACTGCCTTTGTCTGTGAATTCTCGTCGACCAGAACCGGCATTCCCTTCGGCTGGTACTTCTATAATGGTTCAACGGTTGGGCAGGAACTCTATTTTTTCGATGTACCATTCATGGATTCTCTTTCATTTAGTTTTCTCCTCTTCGCTGCTTACGGTGTCGCGCTCGGCCTCCTGTTGCCCGTTGATCCGTCTCCAATTCTGACGCACTCGCCACTGCAACCGTTACGTTTCGACGTGAAGAGCCGCACAAGCTGGGCGGTCTGTGGCCTAACCGCCTTTCTATTTGCCTTTATCGATATGGTGATCGATCCGGTGGCCCTGCGTGGTGACCGTTGGTTCTTGGGGAAAATCTACTACTACCCTGATCCAGGCTGGCACTTCGGTGTCCCATTTGCAAACTACGTCGGCTGGGCGGTCGTCGGGTTGATTTCTCTGGCCATGTATTTTCCACTGGACCGGAGACTCCCTTCACTCGTGGCACTCCCATCGATTACTCAACGGCTCCTGCTCGGAATCGGCTTATATTACGGAGTCTTAGCCTTCAACCTCGGCATGACGTTTTGGATCGGCGAAACATTCATGGGCATGAGCGGCTTGCTGATGCATCTCCCAGTCCTTGCTATCTTGGTCACTCGCCTTTTTGCTCGCCGACAAGTCCACCACATCCAAGAGTAA
- a CDS encoding NAD-dependent epimerase/dehydratase family protein: MKALVTGATGFVGAAVARALVRTGIDVRVLARPDADLTNLNGLPVERVAGDLRDPSSLRVALSNCRHLYHVAAHYALWAKNPSIFYDVNVAGTRNLLEAAREAGVERTVYCSTIGAIGLPPGGGLGTEETPVSLEQMAGHYKRSKYLAEQEVHKLAKEGLPVVIVNPSAPVGEGDVKPTPTGQVIVDFMKGRMPAYIETGMNIIDVDDVATGHLLAMEKGRQGERYILGSTNLLLHEVFEILSRLTGLKAPALKLPRGAVLPLAYLNHWFANVTGLPPRIPLEGVKMAKYKMHYDCSKAIRELGLPQHPPEVALGKAVRWFKSHGYA, encoded by the coding sequence ATGAAAGCTCTCGTCACAGGTGCAACCGGGTTTGTCGGAGCAGCGGTCGCGCGGGCCCTTGTACGAACCGGAATCGACGTTCGTGTCTTGGCTCGCCCTGACGCCGATCTCACGAATCTAAACGGCCTTCCGGTTGAACGAGTCGCAGGGGATTTGCGCGATCCCTCATCACTTCGTGTCGCGCTCAGCAACTGTCGCCACCTTTACCATGTTGCAGCACACTACGCCCTCTGGGCCAAGAACCCTTCCATCTTTTATGACGTCAACGTGGCCGGCACCAGAAATCTGTTGGAGGCCGCACGCGAGGCAGGCGTGGAACGGACGGTCTATTGCAGCACCATCGGCGCCATCGGCTTGCCACCTGGTGGGGGGCTCGGAACGGAAGAGACGCCGGTCTCCCTCGAGCAAATGGCTGGCCACTATAAACGGTCGAAGTACCTGGCGGAGCAAGAGGTGCACAAGCTGGCCAAGGAAGGATTGCCGGTTGTCATCGTCAATCCCAGCGCCCCGGTCGGAGAGGGCGACGTCAAACCGACGCCCACAGGCCAGGTCATTGTCGATTTCATGAAGGGGCGAATGCCGGCCTATATCGAAACCGGGATGAACATCATCGATGTCGATGATGTCGCAACCGGCCATCTGCTCGCCATGGAGAAAGGCCGCCAGGGTGAACGATATATTCTCGGCTCTACCAATCTATTACTGCACGAAGTGTTTGAAATCCTCAGCCGGTTGACCGGTCTCAAGGCCCCGGCCCTGAAACTCCCACGGGGTGCCGTGCTTCCGCTCGCCTACCTCAATCACTGGTTTGCCAATGTAACCGGCCTCCCTCCACGCATTCCGTTGGAAGGCGTGAAGATGGCCAAGTACAAAATGCACTATGATTGCAGCAAGGCCATCCGAGAACTGGGGCTGCCGCAGCATCCACCAGAGGTTGCGTTGGGCAAAGCCGTCCGGTGGTTCAAATCCCACGGATACGCATGA
- a CDS encoding polyprenyl synthetase family protein — translation MNIADYLERKRVDVDQYLDLIAPPSVTPPTTLHESLRYSLMAGGKRVRPILTIAAAEALGQTPPGLMAVACSLELIHTYSLIHDDLPSMDNDDFRRGKPTNHKVYGEAMAILAGDALLTMAFDVISRPDLMKGCDPVRQVRIIQELAFGSGNVGMVGGQVFDIQAENKDIDLPTLQNIHKHKTGMLMRAAVRMGAIAAGANDRQLDDMTGYAEDIGLAFQIADDVLNVTGTREELGKNPNTDAERGKKTYPTFYGVDGAKKLADDCVTRAINRLSSFGPSADPLREIARYITNRKN, via the coding sequence ATGAACATCGCCGACTATCTTGAACGGAAGCGGGTCGACGTGGATCAATACCTTGATCTGATTGCGCCTCCGTCCGTGACCCCTCCGACGACGTTGCATGAGAGTCTTCGCTACAGCCTGATGGCAGGCGGGAAACGAGTCCGGCCGATTTTGACGATCGCGGCTGCGGAAGCGCTGGGCCAAACACCACCAGGCCTCATGGCCGTGGCCTGCTCGTTGGAACTGATCCATACCTATTCGCTGATCCACGACGACCTGCCGTCGATGGACAACGACGACTTTCGCCGCGGGAAACCGACGAACCACAAGGTCTATGGCGAGGCCATGGCCATTCTCGCGGGCGATGCGCTGCTCACGATGGCGTTTGACGTGATCAGCAGACCTGATCTGATGAAGGGCTGCGATCCGGTACGGCAAGTCCGCATCATTCAAGAGTTGGCTTTTGGCTCCGGGAACGTGGGAATGGTGGGCGGCCAGGTATTCGACATCCAAGCCGAAAATAAGGACATCGACCTCCCAACCCTTCAGAACATTCACAAGCACAAGACCGGTATGCTGATGCGCGCTGCGGTCCGCATGGGGGCCATTGCCGCTGGAGCCAACGACCGCCAACTCGATGATATGACCGGCTATGCCGAAGACATCGGCCTGGCATTTCAGATCGCCGATGACGTATTGAACGTCACCGGCACACGTGAAGAGCTTGGGAAGAATCCTAACACCGATGCAGAACGTGGGAAGAAAACCTATCCAACGTTCTACGGGGTTGATGGAGCAAAGAAACTGGCCGACGATTGTGTCACCCGTGCTATCAACCGCTTATCGTCCTTCGGCCCCTCCGCCGATCCCCTGCGCGAGATCGCGCGATATATCACCAACCGGAAGAACTGA
- a CDS encoding calcium-binding protein, translated as MATIFGDNTNNVRVGTSSADTIVGRAGNDQLSGLGDNDRLNGGLGNDVLNGGVGVGDIADYSNGSISGQSYIGATAGVTVNLTLAGAQNTGGAGVDTLVGMEHVIGTAFNDVLTGNSVRNALWGLAGHDVLNGGLGDDVLNGGLGNDVLNGGAGNDTADYSAFVIPGLTATGTTGGVTVNLSLTGAQNTGGAGRDTLVGIEQVIGTDFNDNLTGNSGNNLLSGRGGNDTVNGGSGQDQLSGGLGNDLLNGGSGNDTLNGFSGNDVLNGGDGVDTASYLGETAGVTADLNKTGPQNTGGSGFDTLVSIEHVIGSNFGDTLTGADGDFVSGIFAGNILDGGLGNDILYAGEYNDNVLNGGAGNDTLYSGDYGSSVLNGGTGDDKLYGGDGGDTLNGGDGNDILSSGGYGGTAMNGGAGNDMLYCSEGGLNRVNGGTGADTLYANIAGGSDDIFDYNSVSDSPSGTGRDVIHNFNAEDDVGHDQIDLRDIDANTLVAGNQAFIWGGSFSAGHLRYVGGVLQGNTDGDTAAEFEIQLVGAPALTVGGAGTDILL; from the coding sequence ATGGCCACCATTTTTGGGGATAACACGAATAACGTCCGCGTGGGGACGAGCAGTGCGGACACGATCGTTGGGCGGGCGGGCAACGATCAATTATCGGGCCTAGGGGACAACGACCGGCTGAACGGGGGACTCGGCAACGACGTGCTGAACGGGGGCGTGGGGGTGGGCGACATTGCGGACTACAGCAACGGCAGCATCAGTGGGCAGAGCTACATCGGGGCGACGGCGGGCGTCACCGTCAACCTCACTCTCGCCGGGGCGCAGAACACAGGAGGGGCCGGGGTCGATACGCTGGTAGGAATGGAACACGTGATTGGTACGGCCTTCAACGATGTGCTTACGGGAAATAGTGTGCGGAATGCCCTCTGGGGCTTGGCTGGCCACGATGTGCTCAATGGTGGCTTGGGTGATGACGTGTTGAACGGCGGCTTGGGCAACGACGTGCTGAACGGGGGAGCGGGCAACGACACGGCAGACTATAGCGCCTTCGTTATCCCGGGGCTCACGGCCACAGGGACGACAGGGGGCGTGACCGTCAACTTGAGTCTCACGGGTGCACAGAACACGGGCGGGGCCGGGCGCGACACCCTGGTGGGGATTGAGCAGGTGATTGGCACGGACTTCAATGACAATCTGACCGGCAATAGCGGCAATAACCTGCTGTCGGGCCGAGGGGGCAATGATACAGTGAATGGGGGCAGTGGCCAGGATCAGCTCAGCGGGGGGCTTGGGAATGACCTGCTCAATGGTGGTAGTGGAAACGATACGTTGAATGGTTTCAGCGGAAACGATGTGCTGAATGGAGGGGATGGGGTTGATACGGCCTCGTACCTTGGGGAGACAGCCGGGGTCACAGCCGATCTGAATAAGACCGGGCCGCAGAACACGGGAGGCAGTGGCTTCGACACCCTCGTGAGCATTGAACACGTCATTGGCTCGAATTTCGGCGACACGCTGACGGGGGCTGATGGCGATTTTGTAAGCGGAATCTTTGCCGGCAATATACTCGATGGCGGGCTCGGTAACGACATCCTCTACGCTGGTGAGTACAACGACAATGTGCTGAATGGGGGCGCCGGTAATGACACGCTCTATAGCGGTGATTATGGCAGCAGTGTGCTGAATGGGGGGACCGGTGACGACAAGCTCTACGGCGGTGACGGCGGCGATACCCTCAACGGTGGTGATGGCAACGACATCCTCTCCAGCGGCGGGTATGGTGGCACCGCGATGAACGGTGGGGCTGGCAACGACATGCTTTACTGTAGCGAGGGCGGCCTCAATCGGGTGAATGGAGGGACTGGTGCCGATACTCTGTATGCCAACATCGCGGGTGGGAGTGATGATATTTTCGATTACAATTCCGTTAGTGACAGCCCATCCGGTACTGGAAGAGATGTCATTCATAATTTTAATGCAGAAGACGATGTTGGACACGACCAGATCGACTTAAGGGACATCGACGCCAACACCTTAGTAGCTGGCAATCAGGCTTTCATCTGGGGCGGTTCTTTTTCGGCAGGCCATCTCCGGTATGTCGGTGGAGTGCTGCAAGGTAACACCGATGGAGATACGGCGGCGGAGTTTGAGATTCAGTTGGTCGGCGCTCCGGCGCTGACCGTCGGAGGAGCAGGCACCGACATCCTCTTATAA
- a CDS encoding DUF2914 domain-containing protein: MSPLSKIQSLLTKPFMPAVFFLSGVIYDTVTLTRIDRLQDNLILLLYLALLGALIVLTGRVGMASPPDPEQLAASSPFMRWVLERRPYYPMASQFLLGSLFSAYTIFYSRSATFSGTAVFFALLIMLLVANEFLRDRLSNIRLLICLYAVVCFAFFTFFLPVITGYMNAAIFTVGAILSVVVILRVAQLIYRDHPDRSREEGIGVTVPAAALIGVLVGFYFLNWIPPVPLSLKFGGIYHDVKRPGDQFELAFEKRWYEFWKRSDTMFPSNTPIYCFTAVFAPVDLNTTIYHHWYYRSNSSRSFTHADRIPLKISGGREGGYRAYSFKQRLDPGDWRVDVEAEDGRILGRVSVSVLEQGETQPTLTTVSY; this comes from the coding sequence ATGAGTCCTCTTAGCAAGATCCAGTCTCTTTTAACCAAACCGTTCATGCCGGCCGTATTTTTTCTATCCGGGGTGATCTACGACACCGTCACGCTTACGCGGATCGACCGGCTTCAGGATAACTTGATCCTCCTGCTGTATCTCGCCCTCCTCGGGGCATTGATCGTCCTGACAGGACGGGTTGGGATGGCGTCTCCACCGGATCCGGAACAACTTGCCGCATCCTCTCCCTTCATGCGTTGGGTATTGGAGCGCCGTCCGTATTATCCCATGGCGAGCCAGTTTCTATTGGGTAGCCTCTTCAGTGCTTATACAATCTTCTACTCGCGAAGCGCCACGTTCTCCGGTACCGCGGTATTCTTTGCCCTGCTGATCATGCTCTTGGTGGCCAATGAGTTTTTGCGTGACCGGCTTTCAAATATTCGATTGCTGATCTGCCTCTATGCGGTTGTCTGCTTTGCGTTCTTCACCTTCTTCTTGCCCGTGATCACGGGCTACATGAATGCGGCAATCTTTACGGTCGGGGCGATTCTGAGCGTCGTGGTGATTTTGCGTGTGGCCCAGTTGATCTATCGGGACCATCCGGACCGCTCACGGGAGGAAGGAATCGGCGTGACCGTTCCTGCCGCGGCACTGATCGGGGTTCTGGTCGGGTTCTATTTTCTGAATTGGATCCCACCCGTGCCGCTCTCGCTGAAGTTTGGTGGGATCTATCACGATGTGAAGCGACCCGGAGACCAGTTCGAATTGGCGTTTGAAAAGCGGTGGTATGAGTTCTGGAAACGCTCAGATACGATGTTTCCCTCCAATACGCCGATCTATTGCTTCACCGCCGTGTTTGCCCCGGTCGATCTCAATACCACGATCTATCATCACTGGTACTATCGCTCCAATAGTAGCCGGTCCTTTACACACGCAGACAGGATTCCACTCAAGATTTCCGGTGGCCGCGAGGGGGGCTATCGGGCCTATAGCTTTAAGCAACGCCTTGATCCGGGTGACTGGCGAGTGGATGTCGAGGCGGAAGACGGGCGCATTCTTGGGCGGGTATCCGTCTCGGTGTTGGAACAGGGGGAGACGCAACCGACGCTGACGACTGTGTCCTACTGA
- a CDS encoding FKBP-type peptidyl-prolyl cis-trans isomerase: MQEEQIRYLPEEMIRVVDNATLVDHTTRLSSRQMVVDVEHALMGMKVGGYWKIRISPHLAYRNKGVPGSISADAFLVVEVWLRAIVGEGKVALL; this comes from the coding sequence ATGCAGGAGGAGCAGATTAGGTATCTGCCGGAGGAAATGATTCGAGTCGTCGACAACGCCACTTTGGTTGACCACACAACCAGGCTCAGTAGCCGCCAGATGGTGGTTGACGTGGAACATGCGCTGATGGGTATGAAAGTCGGCGGCTACTGGAAGATTCGCATCAGCCCGCATCTAGCCTATCGGAACAAAGGCGTTCCTGGGTCTATTTCGGCTGATGCATTCCTGGTGGTCGAAGTCTGGTTGCGAGCAATAGTGGGAGAGGGTAAAGTGGCACTTCTATGA
- a CDS encoding DUF1499 domain-containing protein yields the protein MSQRTLSACPSSPNCVSTQASDESHAIAPFLYKKSRAEAKEALKAIVASLPRAKLIEEDESYLHYEFTSLLLRFIDDVEFVLDETAKTVHFRSASRTGYSDLGVNRRRMEQVRTLVSGKL from the coding sequence ATGAGCCAACGGACCTTATCGGCTTGCCCCTCCAGCCCCAATTGTGTCTCGACCCAGGCGAGTGATGAGAGCCATGCGATTGCGCCATTTCTGTATAAGAAGTCTCGTGCTGAAGCCAAGGAAGCGTTGAAGGCGATTGTTGCGAGCTTGCCTCGTGCCAAACTCATTGAGGAAGATGAGTCGTACCTCCATTATGAGTTCACCAGTCTTCTGCTTCGGTTTATCGACGACGTGGAGTTTGTTCTTGATGAGACGGCCAAGACTGTTCATTTCCGTTCGGCGTCCCGGACCGGGTATAGCGATCTTGGGGTCAACCGTCGACGTATGGAGCAGGTACGGACATTGGTATCGGGAAAACTATAG
- a CDS encoding PilZ domain-containing protein, with amino-acid sequence MGFKRKSSRVDVGRSGRLRRGGLTAPCTVLDVSESGVRVESRLYAKSGDALQLTMELQPGKPVTCELEVVHVRSPKLGAKIVSMSPENREQLAHALDDQVQRNFSRH; translated from the coding sequence ATGGGATTTAAGCGCAAGTCGTCACGTGTTGATGTTGGCCGGAGCGGGCGGTTACGACGTGGGGGGCTTACGGCACCATGTACGGTGCTGGATGTGAGTGAGTCCGGCGTTCGCGTGGAGAGCCGCCTTTATGCGAAGAGCGGTGACGCGCTGCAACTCACAATGGAGTTGCAGCCAGGGAAACCCGTAACCTGTGAGTTGGAAGTTGTTCATGTCCGCTCACCGAAACTGGGTGCAAAGATTGTTTCTATGAGCCCTGAGAATCGGGAGCAGTTGGCCCACGCGCTTGATGACCAGGTCCAACGTAACTTTTCTCGCCATTAA
- a CDS encoding S-adenosylmethionine decarboxylase has protein sequence MSTSASSESTILPSTAPEAAARPIQDMVGSGKAWGLCTAVDLHDCNPELIRDAEYIKRYVVELCELIEMKRFGECQVVDFGDGPVAGYSMVQLISTSLISGHFANATNHAYLDIFSCKGYDPAVVESFSKEFFGARRSVATATLRY, from the coding sequence ATGAGTACCTCGGCTAGTTCCGAGTCCACGATCTTACCATCCACTGCCCCTGAGGCTGCTGCCCGTCCTATCCAGGATATGGTGGGAAGCGGCAAGGCTTGGGGACTCTGCACCGCTGTTGACCTCCACGATTGCAATCCTGAACTTATTCGAGATGCTGAATATATCAAGCGCTATGTAGTCGAGCTCTGCGAGCTCATCGAAATGAAACGCTTCGGCGAATGTCAGGTCGTCGATTTCGGCGACGGACCTGTGGCTGGGTATTCGATGGTACAGCTGATTTCCACGTCCTTAATCAGCGGTCATTTTGCCAATGCCACCAACCATGCCTACCTCGACATTTTCAGCTGCAAAGGGTATGATCCGGCAGTTGTCGAGTCGTTTTCAAAGGAATTTTTCGGTGCCCGTCGTAGCGTTGCGACGGCCACGCTTCGCTACTAG
- a CDS encoding SCP2 sterol-binding domain-containing protein — protein sequence MKVTTIQEVLRSLPAKFDREAAENLDAVYQFDLQGDQGGQYHLVVQNGTCVVKDGAHADPHVTLSMTGEDCIKVLNGQVSGMMMAMSGRLQVTGDIGLAMQLKSLFPNITAE from the coding sequence ATGAAGGTCACGACCATCCAAGAGGTGCTCCGTTCCTTGCCCGCCAAGTTTGATAGGGAGGCGGCAGAAAATCTCGATGCGGTCTATCAGTTCGATCTCCAGGGAGATCAAGGCGGACAGTATCATTTGGTGGTACAGAATGGGACCTGTGTGGTGAAAGACGGGGCTCATGCTGATCCTCACGTGACATTGTCTATGACCGGGGAAGACTGCATCAAGGTCTTGAACGGACAAGTGAGCGGGATGATGATGGCCATGTCAGGACGGTTACAGGTCACCGGGGATATTGGACTGGCCATGCAGCTGAAGTCCTTGTTTCCCAATATCACCGCAGAGTGA